One Natranaerovirga hydrolytica genomic region harbors:
- a CDS encoding pyrimidine-nucleoside phosphorylase, translating to MRMYDIISKKRNGDSLTKEEIDYFIQAYTKGTIPDYQMSALLMAIFFNGMNKEETVALTLAMAESGEQLDLSDIKGIKVDKHSTGGVGDKTSLVLGPMLAALGVPVAKMSGRGLGHTGGTIDKLESIEGFNTHLTKKQFINNVNTIKIAIAGQTSNIAPADKKLYALRDVTATVDNLSLIASSIMSKKIASGSDVIVLDVKTGNGAFMKEEDQAFELAKAMVEIGHAVGKETYAVISDMNQPLGYAVGNALEVIEAIETLKGNGPKDLEELCIHLGSIILKGAHYVNDLEEGKKRLKETLDNKSAITTLKSFIEAQGGNSNVVDDYNLLPQAKHIEPIYSPTSGYIQTIETEKIGIATLILGGGRETKESIIDPSVGLVLHKKIGDRVETGEPLATLYANDVEKLKNANQLFLEAYTITKEEPKKEPLIKGYISKENL from the coding sequence ATGAGAATGTACGATATCATATCCAAAAAAAGAAATGGCGATTCATTAACCAAAGAAGAAATAGATTATTTTATTCAAGCCTATACAAAAGGCACCATACCAGATTATCAAATGTCAGCTTTGCTTATGGCAATATTTTTTAATGGTATGAACAAGGAAGAAACCGTTGCTTTAACGCTAGCAATGGCTGAAAGTGGCGAGCAATTAGATTTATCAGACATTAAAGGGATTAAAGTGGATAAACATAGCACAGGTGGTGTAGGGGATAAGACCTCACTGGTATTAGGGCCAATGCTTGCAGCATTAGGTGTTCCTGTAGCAAAAATGTCTGGCAGAGGCTTAGGTCACACAGGAGGAACCATTGATAAACTAGAAAGTATAGAAGGATTTAATACCCATCTTACGAAGAAGCAATTTATAAACAATGTCAACACCATAAAAATAGCCATAGCAGGTCAAACCAGTAATATTGCGCCAGCAGATAAGAAATTGTATGCCCTAAGAGATGTAACCGCTACAGTAGATAACTTATCATTAATTGCAAGCAGTATTATGAGCAAAAAAATAGCTTCTGGTTCAGACGTGATTGTTTTAGATGTGAAGACAGGTAATGGCGCATTTATGAAAGAAGAAGATCAAGCATTTGAATTAGCAAAAGCAATGGTTGAAATTGGTCATGCAGTAGGTAAAGAAACTTATGCAGTTATTTCTGATATGAATCAACCATTAGGTTATGCAGTAGGAAATGCTTTAGAAGTCATAGAAGCCATAGAAACATTAAAAGGTAATGGACCAAAAGATTTAGAAGAGTTATGCATTCATCTAGGAAGCATTATTCTTAAAGGGGCACATTACGTTAATGACTTAGAAGAAGGCAAAAAAAGATTAAAAGAAACCTTAGACAATAAAAGTGCAATAACCACATTAAAGTCTTTTATAGAAGCACAAGGTGGCAATAGCAACGTAGTAGACGATTACAATTTATTGCCTCAAGCCAAACATATTGAACCCATTTATAGTCCAACCAGTGGATACATTCAAACAATTGAAACAGAAAAAATTGGTATTGCCACACTGATATTAGGTGGCGGTAGAGAAACAAAAGAAAGCATTATCGATCCATCTGTTGGATTGGTCCTTCATAAAAAGATTGGTGATAGGGTAGAAACAGGCGAACCGTTAGCTACCCTATATGCTAACGATGTAGAAAAGCTAAAAAATGCCAACCAATTATTTTTAGAAGCTTATACCATTACAAAAGAAGAACCCAAAAAAGAACCACTAATAAAAGGATATATTAGTAAAGAGAATCTATAA
- a CDS encoding IS3 family transposase: MCKILSISRSLIYYKKKETIVDSALENLIIEIFRKSKNNYGTRKIKKKLKEDDYIVSRKRIGRIMKKYGLVSSYTVKQFKVHKTSCNQEKINNVLNREFQRDTKLDIVVSDLTYVNVNGKWNYICLIIDLYNRELVGYSAGKKKDAHLVNSAFSKIQAPLSKVNIFHTDYAEENTMSKF; the protein is encoded by the coding sequence ATGTGTAAAATACTTAGTATATCAAGAAGTTTAATCTACTATAAAAAGAAAGAAACAATAGTAGATAGTGCTCTTGAAAATTTAATAATAGAGATCTTTAGAAAAAGTAAAAATAACTATGGAACACGAAAGATAAAGAAAAAACTTAAAGAAGATGATTATATTGTTTCAAGAAAACGAATTGGACGTATAATGAAAAAATACGGTTTAGTATCAAGTTATACAGTTAAACAATTTAAGGTTCATAAAACTAGCTGCAACCAAGAAAAAATAAATAATGTATTAAATAGAGAGTTTCAAAGAGATACGAAACTGGATATAGTTGTAAGTGATTTAACATATGTGAATGTTAATGGAAAATGGAATTATATATGTTTAATAATAGATTTGTATAATAGAGAACTAGTAGGCTACTCAGCTGGGAAAAAGAAAGATGCTCACCTTGTTAATAGTGCTTTTTCAAAGATCCAAGCACCACTAAGTAAAGTAAATATATTTCATACAGATTATGCCGAAGAAAATACTATGTCGAAGTTTTAG
- a CDS encoding IS3 family transposase — protein MINKFSLYPIDYYNYLKNRKAEYLKNKQQLMDFIKAKYHKHNGTIGYRIICDLLNRQSIKCSYSTVYSYIHEMNLKATILRKKPKYEKGTKHIIFDNLLKRNFSAEKPNQIWCADFTYITLKNGKIALTVAS, from the coding sequence TTGATAAATAAATTTAGTTTATACCCTATTGATTATTACAACTACCTTAAAAACAGAAAAGCTGAATATCTAAAAAACAAACAACAACTAATGGATTTCATAAAAGCGAAATATCATAAGCATAATGGAACAATTGGTTATCGCATAATATGTGACTTACTCAACCGTCAAAGCATTAAGTGCTCTTATAGTACAGTTTATTCATACATACATGAAATGAATCTTAAAGCTACTATTCTTAGAAAGAAACCAAAATATGAAAAAGGCACGAAACATATAATATTCGATAATCTATTAAAACGTAATTTTAGCGCTGAGAAACCTAATCAAATATGGTGTGCAGACTTTACATACATTACTTTAAAGAACGGTAAAATTGCTTTAACTGTAGCATCTTAG